From a single Deltaproteobacteria bacterium genomic region:
- a CDS encoding SDR family NAD(P)-dependent oxidoreductase, with the protein MLNNKVAIITGGTGALGKGVLSVFLELGANVFSTYRSDKELAECADLKEKHGDRVQFFKADVTSAADVSQLVTKTLETFSRIDALVNIVGGFSQAPISETDEEAWDKMMNLNLKTAFLCSKAVLSRMMESGGGRIVNIASRPALKGSAGMGAYGASKAGVLNLTQSMADELREHNINVNAIVPGTIDTPANRKSMPDADHSKWVAPEDIGRVIAFLCSDGARAVSGAAVPVYGRS; encoded by the coding sequence ATGCTAAATAATAAGGTCGCAATTATAACAGGCGGGACGGGCGCTCTCGGAAAAGGAGTGCTTTCGGTATTCCTCGAACTCGGCGCAAATGTTTTCAGCACTTACAGGAGCGATAAAGAATTAGCCGAGTGCGCGGATTTGAAGGAAAAACACGGGGACAGGGTCCAGTTCTTTAAAGCCGACGTGACCAGTGCGGCGGACGTATCTCAACTGGTCACAAAAACCCTGGAGACATTCTCGCGTATAGACGCCCTTGTTAACATAGTTGGCGGTTTTTCGCAGGCTCCGATTTCGGAGACGGATGAGGAGGCGTGGGATAAGATGATGAACTTGAACCTGAAGACGGCTTTTCTCTGCTCGAAAGCTGTCCTGTCTCGGATGATGGAGAGCGGAGGGGGCAGGATAGTAAATATCGCCTCGCGCCCCGCGCTCAAAGGATCGGCCGGGATGGGTGCGTACGGAGCCTCAAAAGCGGGTGTTTTAAACCTGACTCAGTCGATGGCCGATGAGCTCAGGGAGCACAACATAAACGTGAACGCCATAGTTCCGGGCACCATAGACACCCCCGCAAACAGGAAAAGTATGCCGGACGCCGACCATTCGAAATGGGTCGCTCCCGAAGATATAGGCAGGGTAATCGCATTTCTTTGCTCGGACGGCGCAAGGGCCGTGAGCGGCGCCGCTGTGCCTGTTTACGGGAGGTCCTGA